One genomic region from Nostoc sphaeroides encodes:
- a CDS encoding ABC-F family ATP-binding cassette domain-containing protein translates to MSIITLQSVKKDFGIKEILKDASFSLDATDKVGLIGTNGSGKSTLLKMIAGLESIDSGQILVNSGSRIIYLPQLPDLDENHTVLEQVFADSGEHMSLVREYEELSDKLAHYPDDSQLMSRLSVVMQRMDTNGAWELETNAKIILTKLGISDFDAKIGTLSGGYRKRIALASALLAEPDVLLMDEPTNHLDALSVEWLQSYLNRYRGALFLITHDRYFLDRVTNRIIEIDRGDIYTYTGNYSYYLEKKALAEESAVSSQRKHQGLLRRELEWLKKGPKARSTKQKARIDRAHALRDTEFKQVQGKVDISTVGRRIGKKVIELDNISKAYNGRTLINNFTYEFSPEDRIGIIGANGAGKSTLMDIITGQIKPDSGVAEIGTTIHIGYFDQHSEELLTALNENQRVIDYIKEEGEFIKITDGTQITASQMLERFLFPGNQQYAPINKLSGGEKRRLFLLRVLMSAPNVLILDEPTNDLDVQTLAVLEDYLEDFVGCVIVVSHDRYFLDRTIDTVFSFEEGGNLRQYPGNYSIYLDYKKAEEAQQQAANAKEKPKNAEVQNGAASPKEVENTKRRRLSNWEKKEFEQLEGKIAELEAEKAETEKTLANVSPGNYSEVQKLYDHVEKLKHAIDVATERWLELAEMES, encoded by the coding sequence ATGAGTATTATTACACTACAATCAGTCAAGAAAGACTTTGGCATCAAGGAAATTTTAAAAGATGCCAGCTTTAGCCTCGATGCTACCGATAAAGTTGGCTTAATTGGTACTAACGGTTCTGGCAAATCAACCCTATTAAAAATGATTGCCGGGTTAGAATCCATTGATAGCGGTCAGATTTTAGTCAACTCTGGTTCTAGAATTATCTACTTACCCCAGTTGCCAGATTTAGATGAGAATCACACAGTTTTAGAGCAAGTTTTTGCCGACAGTGGTGAACACATGTCTTTGGTGCGTGAGTATGAAGAACTCTCAGATAAATTGGCTCACTATCCAGATGATAGCCAACTGATGTCTCGCCTTTCTGTGGTGATGCAACGGATGGATACAAATGGTGCTTGGGAATTAGAAACTAATGCTAAAATCATCCTCACTAAATTAGGAATTTCTGACTTTGACGCCAAGATAGGCACTTTATCTGGAGGCTATCGCAAGCGGATTGCTTTAGCATCAGCGTTGCTAGCAGAACCAGATGTTTTGCTCATGGATGAGCCGACAAACCATCTTGATGCTCTTTCTGTAGAATGGTTACAAAGTTATTTAAATCGCTATCGTGGCGCACTTTTTCTCATCACCCACGATCGCTACTTTCTAGATCGCGTTACCAATCGGATTATTGAAATCGACCGAGGCGACATTTACACCTACACAGGTAACTATTCATATTACCTCGAAAAGAAGGCTTTAGCAGAAGAATCTGCTGTAAGTAGTCAACGTAAACACCAAGGTTTGTTGCGGCGTGAGTTGGAATGGCTCAAAAAAGGGCCAAAAGCCAGAAGTACCAAGCAAAAAGCGAGAATTGACCGCGCTCATGCTTTGCGGGATACTGAGTTTAAACAAGTTCAGGGTAAAGTTGATATTTCTACAGTTGGTCGTCGCATTGGCAAAAAAGTTATTGAATTAGATAACATTTCTAAAGCATACAATGGACGCACCCTGATTAATAATTTCACTTACGAATTTAGTCCAGAAGACCGCATCGGCATTATCGGCGCTAATGGTGCTGGTAAATCCACTTTAATGGATATTATTACTGGTCAAATTAAGCCAGATTCAGGTGTTGCAGAAATTGGTACTACAATTCACATCGGTTATTTTGACCAGCATTCTGAAGAATTGCTTACAGCTTTAAACGAAAATCAGCGCGTGATTGACTACATCAAAGAAGAAGGAGAGTTTATCAAAATTACCGATGGAACTCAAATTACTGCTTCGCAAATGTTGGAGCGGTTTTTGTTTCCCGGTAATCAACAGTATGCCCCAATTAATAAACTTTCTGGTGGTGAAAAACGCCGTTTATTTCTGTTGCGTGTTTTGATGAGTGCGCCCAATGTCTTGATTTTAGATGAACCGACAAATGATTTAGATGTCCAAACATTAGCAGTATTAGAGGATTATTTAGAAGATTTTGTCGGGTGTGTAATTGTAGTTTCTCACGATCGCTACTTTCTCGATCGCACCATCGACACAGTATTTTCCTTTGAGGAAGGCGGTAATCTGCGGCAATATCCAGGGAATTACTCGATTTATCTGGACTATAAGAAGGCTGAAGAGGCACAGCAACAAGCTGCGAACGCTAAGGAGAAGCCGAAAAATGCCGAAGTCCAAAATGGTGCGGCTTCACCCAAGGAGGTAGAGAATACCAAGCGGCGGAGGTTATCCAATTGGGAGAAGAAAGAATTTGAGCAGTTGGAAGGTAAGATTGCCGAGTTAGAAGCTGAGAAGGCAGAAACTGAGAAAACGTTGGCGAATGTCTCACCGGGTAATTATAGCGAAGTGCAGAAATTGTATGATCATGTGGAAAAGCTCAAGCACGCGATCGATGTGGCGACTGAACGCTGGTTAGAATTAGCGGAGATGGAGTCTTGA
- a CDS encoding DUF1824 family protein: protein MSTPNPQNITAEEAKKLLNKFNCLDIAPVLKPSEKSVIRSALILIAKLADYQILGICADTAEEGILAMKTYSLALGYEVPDNLVTPEGPVYIKLNGKNGLCYLDSYAGHHRGVLVSCQSYHEGGINEMYGHLPLDLFL from the coding sequence ATGTCAACCCCTAATCCCCAGAATATCACCGCCGAAGAAGCAAAAAAATTACTGAATAAATTCAACTGTCTAGATATTGCGCCTGTCCTCAAGCCATCAGAAAAATCAGTAATTCGTAGTGCCTTAATTTTGATCGCTAAACTTGCTGATTATCAAATTTTAGGAATTTGTGCTGATACAGCAGAAGAAGGAATACTTGCCATGAAGACTTATTCTCTGGCTTTGGGTTATGAAGTACCAGACAATTTAGTTACACCTGAAGGCCCAGTTTATATCAAATTAAATGGTAAAAATGGCTTGTGTTATCTCGATTCTTATGCTGGACATCATCGTGGCGTATTAGTGTCTTGCCAGTCTTACCACGAAGGCGGAATCAACGAAATGTATGGACATCTCCCCTTGGACTTATTTCTATAG
- a CDS encoding prohibitin family protein, with product MKNQQFGNWQSTVLGIVLATLVLLGLNSFIIINPGQAGVISILGGARDGALLEGIHAKPPFISVIDVYDLTVQKFEVPAESSTKDLQNLSARFAINFRLDPIKVVEVRRKQGTLANIVSKIIAPQTQEAFKIAAARRTVEEAITKRSELKEDFDEALGDRLDKYGIIVLDTSVVDLAFSPEFARAVEEKQIAEQRAQRAVYVAREAEQEAQADVNRAKGRAEAQRLLAETLKAQGGQLVLQKEAIEAWKSGGAQMPKVLVMGGDSKSGVPFIFNLGNVQNQP from the coding sequence TTGAAAAATCAGCAATTTGGAAATTGGCAAAGCACAGTTTTAGGAATTGTGTTAGCAACACTAGTGCTTTTGGGACTAAATTCCTTTATCATTATTAACCCAGGACAAGCAGGAGTGATCAGCATTTTGGGTGGAGCGAGAGATGGGGCATTGTTGGAAGGGATTCATGCAAAACCGCCTTTTATCTCAGTGATAGATGTGTATGATTTGACTGTGCAGAAATTTGAAGTACCAGCCGAGAGTTCTACTAAGGATTTGCAAAATTTATCTGCGAGATTTGCGATCAACTTTCGCCTCGATCCCATCAAGGTAGTTGAAGTTAGAAGGAAACAAGGAACCTTAGCAAATATTGTATCGAAAATCATTGCACCACAGACCCAAGAAGCATTTAAAATTGCAGCCGCTAGAAGAACAGTAGAAGAAGCAATTACCAAAAGAAGTGAGTTGAAAGAAGACTTTGATGAAGCGCTAGGCGATCGCTTAGACAAATATGGGATAATTGTGTTAGATACTAGCGTAGTTGATTTAGCATTCTCACCAGAATTTGCCAGAGCTGTGGAAGAAAAACAAATTGCTGAACAACGGGCGCAAAGAGCCGTTTATGTAGCACGGGAAGCAGAACAAGAAGCACAAGCAGATGTGAATCGCGCTAAAGGTAGGGCAGAAGCTCAAAGACTCTTAGCAGAGACACTCAAAGCCCAAGGAGGACAGTTAGTTCTGCAAAAAGAAGCAATTGAAGCTTGGAAGAGTGGCGGCGCTCAGATGCCCAAAGTCCTCGTTATGGGTGGTGACTCAAAAAGCGGCGTCCCCTTCATATTCAACCTTGGAAACGTCCAAAATCAACCGTAA
- a CDS encoding phytoene desaturase family protein, with protein MQVTDVVVIGSGIGGLSCAAVLARYGFDVIVCESHSIAGGAAHAFERNGFKFDSGPSLYSGLSYSPSANPLRQVLDAIGSELPCVTYDTWGCCVPEGDFDTSVGAQQFCEVLMKFRGHDAVAEWQELQRVMEPFASAATSIPPAALRFDFGAARTVGPFIPSLTKNLANIIKLTGPFSRIMDGVVKDPFTRNWLNLLCFLLSGLPADGTSAAEVGFMFADWYRPNAILEYPIGGSGALVDTLVQGLERHGGKLILGAHVEEVLVEGNRAVGVRLRDRSEIRSRRAVISNASVWDTLKLLPEKAIPKNYRAKRQATPECDSFMHLHLGVDAQGLQPNLRCHYIVVNDWELGITAPQNVVVISIPSVLDPSLAPPGKHVIHVYTPGNEPYSIWQGMDRRNQEYAEKKRSRAEVMWQALERIIPDIRSRCEVTLVGTPLTHERYLRRYQGSYGPAIQAGSAMFPGPGTPLAGLMCCGDSTFPGIGLPAVAASGLIAANTLAPVDKHLAMLQDIKCI; from the coding sequence ATGCAAGTTACAGATGTAGTTGTTATTGGTAGCGGTATTGGCGGTTTGAGTTGTGCTGCTGTTTTGGCACGGTATGGCTTTGATGTGATAGTCTGCGAAAGCCACTCCATTGCTGGAGGCGCTGCCCATGCTTTTGAGCGCAATGGTTTCAAATTTGACTCGGGCCCGTCTCTCTACTCTGGACTGTCTTACAGCCCCTCTGCTAACCCTCTGCGGCAAGTCTTAGATGCAATTGGTTCAGAATTACCATGCGTAACTTACGATACTTGGGGTTGTTGTGTACCAGAAGGTGATTTTGATACGTCGGTTGGTGCCCAGCAATTTTGTGAAGTGCTGATGAAATTCCGGGGACATGATGCTGTAGCCGAATGGCAAGAACTCCAGCGCGTTATGGAACCATTCGCTAGTGCAGCAACTTCTATACCACCAGCAGCATTACGCTTTGATTTTGGTGCAGCTAGAACTGTGGGCCCATTTATCCCATCTTTGACAAAAAATCTGGCGAATATAATTAAGCTGACGGGCCCCTTCAGCCGGATTATGGATGGCGTTGTTAAAGATCCTTTTACCAGAAATTGGCTGAATTTGCTGTGTTTTCTGCTTTCTGGATTGCCCGCAGATGGTACTAGCGCCGCAGAGGTAGGATTTATGTTTGCGGATTGGTATCGGCCAAACGCAATACTTGAATATCCCATTGGTGGTAGTGGTGCTTTAGTTGACACCCTTGTACAAGGATTGGAGCGTCACGGTGGGAAGTTGATTCTAGGCGCTCATGTGGAAGAAGTGCTTGTAGAAGGGAATCGGGCGGTGGGTGTGCGTCTGCGCGATCGCTCCGAAATCCGATCGCGGCGGGCAGTGATTTCTAATGCATCGGTTTGGGACACACTGAAGTTATTACCAGAAAAGGCAATACCCAAAAACTACCGCGCTAAACGACAGGCGACACCTGAGTGTGATAGCTTTATGCATCTCCATTTAGGCGTTGATGCTCAAGGATTACAGCCAAATTTGCGGTGTCATTACATCGTGGTTAATGACTGGGAATTGGGCATAACAGCACCTCAGAATGTTGTGGTGATATCAATTCCTTCAGTTCTCGATCCATCCTTAGCGCCACCAGGTAAGCACGTAATTCATGTTTATACACCTGGTAATGAGCCATACTCTATCTGGCAGGGAATGGATAGAAGGAACCAAGAATATGCCGAAAAAAAGCGATCGCGTGCAGAAGTAATGTGGCAAGCATTAGAGCGGATAATTCCAGATATTCGCTCTCGTTGCGAAGTCACACTTGTTGGTACACCTCTAACTCACGAACGTTATCTCCGTCGTTATCAAGGTTCCTACGGCCCAGCAATTCAGGCTGGAAGCGCTATGTTTCCCGGCCCTGGCACACCTTTAGCGGGGCTGATGTGCTGTGGAGACTCGACATTTCCCGGTATTGGTTTACCAGCAGTCGCCGCCAGTGGGCTGATTGCTGCAAATACCCTTGCACCGGTTGATAAGCATTTAGCAATGCTTCAAGATATCAAGTGTATTTAA
- a CDS encoding bifunctional serine/threonine-protein kinase/formylglycine-generating enzyme family protein has product MQICQNPNCSNPFNSDSNRFCVSCGQSNFGKLLRNRYRVLRLLGEGGFSRTYATEDVDRLNAPCVIKQFFPQFQGTGQRTKAAEFFKEEAFRLYELGENHTQIPRLLAYFEQGASLYLVQEFIQGKTLLQEVQQQNYSESQIWELLTDLLPVLQFIHTHNVIHRDIKPENIIRRASDEKPVLIDFGGAKQVTQTSIGRQATVIYTLGYAPTEQMAGFACHGSDLYALGVTCVRLLTRCLPLQDASGQVIDPIYDAMNAKWLWRERLQEKGITISDDLGKILEKLLKHLPSERYQTAVEVINDLKFATSNIEPVALKIVSMPQPILPPLPQKVIVPLPPLETFEFDVVTVDTGGREVNRMSCNANFFAEELGKEVTLEMVSISGGTYMMGSPECEGDADERPRHKVTVEPFFMGKFPVTQAQWRVVAALPKVKQALNPHPSKFKGLDRPVENVSWYEAVEFCLRLSEKTGRDYRLPSEAEWEYACRAGTTTSFHFGETITPELVNCTMEPKSKFRKETTNVGSFEVANAFGLYDMHGLVWEWCADSWHNNYSDAPSDGTAWEVGGDINRRVLRGGSWSFNAELCRSASRSWNESDGGLRVCGFRVVFSVEEII; this is encoded by the coding sequence ATGCAAATCTGCCAAAATCCCAATTGCTCAAATCCATTCAACTCTGATAGCAATAGATTTTGCGTGAGTTGCGGACAAAGCAACTTTGGCAAACTTCTAAGAAACCGTTACCGTGTATTAAGACTTTTAGGTGAAGGTGGATTTAGTAGAACTTATGCTACAGAGGATGTAGACAGACTAAACGCGCCTTGCGTCATCAAACAATTTTTCCCACAGTTTCAGGGAACAGGACAACGTACTAAAGCAGCAGAATTTTTCAAAGAAGAAGCTTTTAGGTTGTATGAACTGGGAGAAAATCATACCCAAATTCCCAGATTACTAGCTTACTTTGAACAAGGTGCTAGTTTATATCTCGTACAAGAATTTATTCAAGGAAAAACTCTCTTACAAGAAGTTCAGCAACAAAACTATAGTGAATCACAAATTTGGGAACTTTTAACTGATTTATTGCCAGTACTGCAATTTATTCATACTCATAATGTCATTCATCGGGATATCAAACCAGAAAATATTATCCGCCGTGCAAGTGATGAAAAACCCGTATTAATTGACTTTGGCGGTGCTAAACAGGTAACACAAACCAGTATAGGAAGACAAGCTACAGTAATTTATACCCTTGGTTATGCCCCAACCGAACAAATGGCTGGATTTGCTTGTCACGGCAGCGATTTGTATGCTTTAGGTGTAACTTGCGTGCGTCTTTTAACTCGTTGTTTGCCGTTGCAGGATGCTTCTGGACAGGTTATTGATCCTATTTATGATGCCATGAATGCTAAGTGGTTGTGGCGTGAGCGTTTACAAGAAAAAGGTATTACTATCAGCGACGACTTAGGGAAAATTTTAGAGAAATTACTAAAACATCTACCTAGTGAAAGATATCAAACAGCAGTAGAAGTTATCAACGATTTGAAATTTGCAACATCGAACATTGAACCTGTTGCCCTTAAAATTGTTTCGATGCCTCAACCAATATTACCGCCGCTACCACAAAAAGTAATAGTACCATTACCCCCTTTAGAAACCTTTGAATTTGATGTAGTGACAGTAGACACAGGTGGTAGAGAAGTAAACCGCATGAGTTGTAATGCAAATTTCTTTGCCGAAGAATTGGGTAAAGAAGTCACATTAGAAATGGTATCGATTTCTGGCGGTACTTATATGATGGGTTCACCGGAGTGTGAAGGAGATGCTGACGAACGTCCTCGACATAAAGTTACCGTTGAACCATTTTTTATGGGGAAATTTCCCGTAACTCAAGCACAGTGGAGAGTAGTAGCAGCTTTACCCAAAGTCAAACAAGCTTTAAATCCCCATCCGTCGAAATTCAAAGGTTTAGATAGACCAGTAGAAAATGTATCTTGGTATGAGGCTGTAGAATTCTGTCTCAGACTATCAGAAAAAACCGGACGGGACTATCGTTTACCGAGTGAAGCTGAATGGGAATACGCTTGTCGGGCTGGAACTACAACATCCTTCCACTTTGGGGAAACCATTACCCCTGAGTTAGTTAACTGCACAATGGAACCAAAAAGCAAATTCCGTAAAGAAACAACAAACGTCGGTAGTTTTGAAGTTGCCAACGCCTTTGGATTATACGATATGCACGGGCTAGTTTGGGAATGGTGCGCTGATTCGTGGCACAACAATTACAGCGACGCACCTTCAGATGGAACAGCTTGGGAAGTTGGCGGTGATATTAATCGCCGAGTGCTACGCGGTGGTTCGTGGAGTTTTAACGCCGAACTGTGTCGCAGCGCTAGCCGTAGCTGGAATGAGTCAGACGGTGGACTGAGGGTTTGTGGCTTTAGAGTAGTATTTTCTGTAGAGGAGATTATTTAG
- a CDS encoding ABC transporter permease translates to MNISPSLKKPRVSWQAVFSLLMFVFMYLPILVLSFYSFNQSPYSAGWQGFTLDWYGKLFSDDRILSALQNSLIVGGCAVAISAVLGTLMAVGLARYEFPGKKLYRGVAYLPLIIPDIAIAVATLVCLAAFAIPLSLWTIVAAHIVFCLAYVGLVVASRLTNLDPHLEEAALDLGATPTQAFIKVLLPQLMPGIVAGCLLAFVLSLDDFLIASFTAGSGYNTLPMEIFSRIRSGVKPDINALSVMLITVSAIAALVAELIRISGENKSLN, encoded by the coding sequence GTGAATATCTCTCCATCTCTTAAAAAACCGCGTGTCTCATGGCAGGCGGTTTTCTCACTGCTGATGTTTGTGTTCATGTACCTGCCCATACTGGTACTTAGCTTTTATAGCTTCAATCAGTCACCTTACAGTGCAGGTTGGCAAGGATTCACTCTCGATTGGTATGGCAAGTTATTCAGTGACGATCGCATCTTATCAGCTTTGCAAAATAGTTTAATAGTTGGTGGTTGTGCCGTGGCAATATCAGCAGTGTTGGGAACCTTGATGGCGGTTGGGTTGGCGCGTTACGAATTTCCTGGTAAGAAATTATATCGGGGTGTTGCTTACCTACCATTGATTATTCCCGATATTGCGATCGCAGTGGCTACTCTAGTATGTCTAGCAGCCTTTGCAATTCCTTTGAGTTTATGGACGATAGTTGCAGCCCACATCGTGTTTTGTTTGGCTTACGTCGGGCTTGTGGTTGCTTCCCGACTTACCAATTTAGATCCACACTTAGAAGAAGCAGCACTAGATTTAGGTGCAACACCAACGCAAGCTTTCATCAAAGTATTGTTACCTCAATTAATGCCTGGTATTGTAGCTGGTTGTCTCCTGGCTTTTGTCCTCAGCTTAGATGACTTTCTCATTGCCAGTTTTACTGCCGGTAGCGGTTATAACACCCTACCAATGGAAATTTTTAGCCGGATTAGATCAGGAGTCAAGCCTGATATTAACGCATTGAGTGTCATGTTGATTACAGTATCTGCGATCGCTGCTCTTGTAGCTGAATTAATTCGCATTTCTGGAGAGAACAAAAGCTTAAATTAA
- a CDS encoding glycosyltransferase family 4 protein, which yields MRIAQIAPLWERVPPPAYGGTELVVGLLTDELVQRGHEVTLFASGDSISLAKLVSVHPRAVRHDRTIKDYSVYEMLNLASVYERAEEFDIIHSHVGYGALSYTNLVTTPTVHTLHGTFTPDNEKMFSFGKKQPYVSISDSQREPRLGLNYQATVYNGIDVSSYNFHAQPEDPPYLAFLGRMSPEKGAHLAIEIAKLAGWRLKMAGKIDAIDAEYFEKEIKPHIDGKQIEYLGEANHAQKNALMGGAVATLFPITWREPFGLVMVESMASGTPVIAMKLGSTEEVISHGKTGFLCNDIQECISAIDRAIKLDRYACRQYVEDRFSVQQMTDGYEAVYQQIIAKRFSQNGHFRSLVSLASDRT from the coding sequence ATGCGAATAGCTCAAATAGCGCCACTGTGGGAGAGGGTTCCACCTCCAGCTTATGGTGGTACAGAGTTAGTAGTGGGGTTACTTACTGATGAATTAGTCCAACGTGGACACGAAGTAACTTTATTTGCTTCGGGAGATTCTATCAGTCTGGCAAAACTAGTGTCAGTTCATCCGCGTGCCGTGAGACACGATCGCACTATCAAAGATTACAGCGTTTACGAAATGCTGAATCTAGCTTCGGTCTATGAACGGGCAGAAGAGTTTGATATTATTCACTCCCATGTAGGGTATGGGGCGCTGTCCTACACAAATCTCGTCACAACCCCTACAGTTCACACGTTGCACGGTACTTTTACGCCTGACAACGAAAAGATGTTTAGTTTTGGGAAAAAACAACCCTACGTTAGTATTTCCGATTCACAACGAGAACCAAGGTTAGGGTTGAACTATCAAGCAACGGTTTACAACGGAATTGATGTCAGCAGTTATAATTTTCACGCCCAACCAGAAGATCCGCCCTACTTAGCCTTTTTGGGTAGAATGTCTCCTGAGAAGGGAGCGCATTTAGCAATAGAAATTGCAAAACTTGCTGGTTGGCGTTTGAAAATGGCAGGTAAGATTGATGCCATAGATGCCGAATACTTTGAGAAGGAAATCAAACCGCACATTGACGGTAAGCAAATTGAGTATTTGGGTGAAGCTAACCATGCTCAAAAAAATGCCCTTATGGGAGGTGCAGTCGCAACTCTATTCCCCATCACTTGGCGAGAACCCTTTGGATTGGTGATGGTGGAGTCAATGGCTTCGGGTACGCCGGTGATTGCGATGAAATTGGGTTCTACTGAGGAGGTAATTTCCCACGGCAAGACGGGTTTCCTCTGCAATGATATTCAAGAATGCATCAGTGCCATTGATCGGGCAATAAAGTTAGACCGCTATGCCTGTCGCCAGTATGTCGAAGACCGTTTCAGCGTTCAGCAAATGACTGATGGCTATGAGGCGGTTTATCAACAAATAATAGCAAAACGATTTTCTCAGAATGGGCATTTCCGCAGTTTGGTTAGTTTAGCTAGCGATCGCACTTAA
- a CDS encoding DUF655 domain-containing protein, which translates to MQFISRRRYFLYIFLLIFPLAACQRVQSFNQRPAPLPQDPLVQVYFNHSESSEYKEAYRQQTRLGDDLEKQIVDAITQAKSTVDVAVQELRLPKVAQALADRQKVGVKVRIILENTYSRPWSSLTSTEVGKLDKREQERYNEFRKFIDINQDNQLSPAEINQRDALIILQNAKIPWIDDQADGSAGSSLMHHKFVIVDNRIVIITSANFTLSDTYGDFTNSSSLGNANNLLQIDSLELASLFTEEFNIMWGDGPGGKPDSKFGLQKPMRLPKQITLGNTQITVQFSPTSPTQPWSNSSNGLIGKTLDSATKSVDMALFVLSDQRIANILEKRHQQSVQIRALIEPQFAYRPYSEALDMMGVALSNKCKYEVDNHPWSNPITTVGVPVLPKGDLLHHKFGVIDSQTVITGSHNWSDAANYGNDETLLVIESPIVAAHYVREFARLYGKVKPGLPPAIQAKVKLEQTRCPQIKSSSSSEPQAVKQININTASLEELVTLPGVGKKLAQRIIISRQQQKFTSLQDLERVPGLSGRTVEKWSDRVMW; encoded by the coding sequence GTGCAATTTATCTCTAGACGAAGATATTTTTTATATATCTTTTTACTGATATTTCCCCTTGCTGCTTGTCAACGAGTCCAGTCTTTCAATCAGCGTCCCGCACCTTTACCACAAGATCCGTTAGTTCAAGTTTACTTTAACCATTCTGAGTCTTCAGAATACAAGGAAGCTTACCGTCAGCAAACTCGTCTTGGGGATGATTTAGAAAAACAGATTGTTGATGCTATTACCCAAGCTAAATCTACAGTAGATGTGGCGGTGCAAGAATTACGTTTACCCAAAGTTGCCCAAGCACTGGCTGATAGACAAAAAGTTGGGGTAAAAGTCAGGATAATTTTAGAAAATACCTATAGCCGACCTTGGAGCAGCTTAACATCTACTGAAGTAGGTAAGTTAGATAAAAGGGAACAGGAACGTTACAACGAATTTCGCAAATTTATCGATATTAATCAAGATAATCAACTCAGTCCAGCAGAAATAAATCAAAGAGATGCTTTGATAATTTTGCAAAATGCCAAAATTCCCTGGATAGATGATCAAGCAGATGGTTCAGCAGGTAGCAGCTTGATGCACCACAAATTTGTGATTGTGGATAATCGCATTGTAATTATTACTTCAGCCAATTTTACTTTAAGTGATACTTATGGTGATTTCACAAATTCTAGCAGTTTAGGCAATGCCAATAACTTATTGCAGATTGACAGCCTAGAATTAGCATCTTTATTTACAGAAGAGTTTAACATTATGTGGGGAGATGGCCCAGGAGGTAAGCCAGATAGTAAATTTGGGTTGCAAAAACCGATGCGTTTACCTAAACAAATAACTTTAGGGAACACCCAAATTACTGTGCAATTTTCGCCTACTTCCCCAACTCAACCCTGGAGTAACAGTAGTAATGGTTTAATTGGCAAAACTTTAGATTCAGCAACCAAATCTGTTGATATGGCCTTATTTGTCCTTTCCGATCAGCGGATTGCCAATATTTTAGAAAAACGCCATCAACAAAGTGTGCAAATTCGCGCTTTAATTGAACCACAATTTGCCTATCGTCCTTATAGCGAAGCATTAGATATGATGGGGGTTGCTCTTAGTAACAAATGTAAATATGAAGTAGATAACCATCCTTGGTCAAATCCAATTACAACCGTAGGCGTACCTGTGTTACCCAAAGGTGATTTATTGCATCATAAATTTGGTGTTATTGATAGTCAAACAGTAATTACAGGTTCTCATAATTGGTCAGATGCCGCTAATTATGGTAACGATGAGACGCTTTTAGTGATTGAGAGTCCCATAGTTGCTGCCCATTATGTGCGAGAATTTGCTCGTCTTTATGGTAAAGTTAAACCCGGCTTACCACCAGCAATTCAAGCAAAAGTTAAATTAGAACAAACACGGTGTCCTCAGATAAAAAGTTCTTCATCAAGTGAACCACAAGCAGTTAAACAAATAAATATTAACACTGCAAGTCTAGAAGAATTAGTAACTCTCCCCGGTGTAGGTAAGAAGTTAGCACAACGGATAATTATTAGCCGTCAACAGCAAAAATTTACATCTTTACAAGACTTAGAAAGAGTTCCAGGATTGAGTGGTAGAACTGTAGAAAAATGGAGCGATCGCGTAATGTGGTAG